The Gemmata palustris genome includes a region encoding these proteins:
- a CDS encoding M90 family metallopeptidase produces MLFSWLRTRRRRKLLAEPFPLRWTGFLERNVGHYTRLSPSDQAQLRDATRVLIAEKLWLGRGGLFITEEMRVTIAAQAALLLLGPDRGYYPWVREVVVFPTEFRTPVAGDDWEDDLLSDQPLAGQAVDRGPVLLAWDEVLAEGRTPDAGYNVVVHEFAHQLDFRHGVTAGAPDLGDRALETRWRYVMTVALEDHRRALRENNSGTLFTPHAADNEMEFFADATEAFYCRSAALKRLHPEMYSLLAAYYGIDPITRFGTGKREDKFKINP; encoded by the coding sequence ATGCTGTTCTCCTGGCTCCGCACCCGCCGCCGGCGCAAACTGCTCGCCGAACCGTTCCCGCTCCGGTGGACCGGGTTCCTCGAGCGGAACGTCGGGCACTACACGCGACTCTCCCCCTCCGATCAAGCACAACTCCGGGACGCGACCCGCGTGCTCATTGCTGAAAAACTGTGGCTCGGGCGCGGCGGGCTGTTCATCACCGAAGAGATGCGCGTCACCATCGCGGCGCAAGCGGCCCTCTTGCTCCTCGGCCCCGATCGCGGTTATTACCCGTGGGTGCGCGAGGTCGTGGTGTTCCCCACCGAGTTCCGCACCCCGGTCGCGGGCGACGACTGGGAAGACGACCTGCTGTCCGATCAACCCCTGGCCGGGCAAGCGGTCGATCGGGGGCCGGTGCTGCTCGCGTGGGACGAGGTGCTGGCCGAGGGGCGCACCCCGGACGCCGGGTACAACGTCGTCGTCCACGAGTTCGCCCACCAGCTCGATTTCCGCCACGGGGTCACCGCGGGCGCCCCCGACCTCGGCGACCGCGCGCTCGAAACGCGGTGGCGGTACGTGATGACCGTCGCACTCGAGGATCACCGCCGGGCGCTTCGTGAGAACAACTCCGGTACGCTCTTTACCCCCCACGCGGCCGATAATGAGATGGAGTTTTTCGCCGACGCGACCGAAGCCTTTTACTGCCGCTCGGCGGCCCTGAAGCGGTTGCACCCGGAAATGTACTCGCTCCTCGCGGCGTACTACGGCATCGACCCGATCACCCGGTTCGGGACCGGGAAACGGGAAGATAAATTCAAGATTAACCCCTGA
- a CDS encoding alpha-amylase produces the protein MSEHNAVMMQFFHWYTREDGAFWDEVTQKAPELAAAGVDALWLPPASKGTNGATDVGYGVYDLYDLGEFDQKGTVRTKYGTRAQYLAAIKALQGAGVRVYADIVLNHRLGADGFETVRATPFPADDRRTPKGEPVEIRAATSFTFPGRAKAHSDFAWNWTHFDGCDYDHNKPEDRGTVYLFEGKAWDDQTSLEFGNYAFLMGADLDFESQEVNDELNRWGRWFVDTTGVDGFRFDAVKHISAPIFPAWLEHMRQHTGKELFTVAEYWSGNLAELHWFLDEAGPLFTAFDVPLHYNFHAASRSNGNYDMRQLFDGSLVKERPLQAVTFVTNHDSQPLQSLESVIEPWFVPLAYAAILLRRDGYPCLFYPDYYGAEYEDFGRDGNRHKVVLPSHRVLIDVFLKARKECAYGEQVDYLDHWNRIGWVRMGDEAHPKAMAVLLSDKSEGTKWMGTGRPGGTTFRDVTGHIAEPVVVNDDGFGEFRCPGGSVSVWVQE, from the coding sequence ATGAGCGAGCACAACGCCGTCATGATGCAGTTCTTTCACTGGTACACGCGCGAGGACGGTGCGTTTTGGGACGAGGTGACTCAAAAAGCTCCCGAACTGGCCGCGGCCGGGGTCGACGCCCTCTGGCTCCCGCCCGCCTCGAAGGGGACTAACGGTGCTACGGACGTCGGCTACGGCGTGTACGACCTGTACGACCTCGGCGAGTTCGACCAGAAGGGGACCGTGCGCACCAAGTACGGAACCCGCGCTCAGTACCTCGCGGCGATTAAGGCCCTCCAGGGGGCAGGGGTCCGCGTGTACGCCGACATCGTCCTGAACCACCGCCTCGGGGCCGACGGGTTCGAGACGGTGAGGGCGACCCCGTTCCCGGCCGACGATCGCCGCACCCCGAAGGGCGAGCCGGTCGAGATCCGAGCCGCGACCTCGTTCACGTTCCCCGGGCGCGCGAAGGCGCACTCCGATTTCGCGTGGAACTGGACCCACTTCGACGGGTGCGACTACGACCACAACAAGCCCGAGGACCGGGGCACCGTGTACCTGTTCGAGGGCAAGGCGTGGGACGACCAAACGTCGCTCGAGTTCGGGAACTACGCGTTCCTGATGGGCGCCGACCTGGACTTCGAGTCGCAAGAGGTGAACGACGAACTGAACCGGTGGGGCCGGTGGTTCGTGGACACGACCGGCGTGGACGGGTTCCGGTTCGACGCGGTCAAGCACATCTCGGCCCCGATCTTCCCGGCGTGGCTCGAGCACATGCGCCAGCACACCGGGAAGGAGCTGTTCACGGTCGCGGAATACTGGTCCGGGAACCTGGCCGAACTGCACTGGTTCCTGGACGAGGCCGGGCCGCTGTTCACCGCGTTCGACGTACCGCTGCACTACAACTTCCACGCGGCGAGCCGGTCGAACGGGAACTACGACATGCGCCAACTGTTCGACGGGTCGCTCGTGAAGGAGCGCCCGCTGCAGGCGGTCACGTTCGTGACCAACCACGACTCGCAGCCGCTCCAGTCGCTCGAATCGGTGATCGAGCCGTGGTTCGTCCCGCTCGCGTATGCCGCCATTCTTTTGCGCCGCGACGGGTACCCGTGCCTGTTCTACCCGGACTATTACGGCGCCGAGTACGAGGATTTCGGGCGCGACGGGAACCGGCACAAAGTCGTGCTGCCCTCGCACCGGGTGCTGATCGACGTTTTCCTGAAGGCGCGCAAGGAGTGCGCATACGGCGAGCAGGTCGATTACCTCGACCACTGGAACCGGATCGGGTGGGTGCGGATGGGCGACGAGGCGCACCCGAAGGCGATGGCGGTGCTCTTGAGCGATAAGTCCGAGGGCACGAAGTGGATGGGGACGGGGCGCCCGGGGGGAACAACGTTCCGCGATGTCACCGGTCACATTGCGGAGCCGGTTGTGGTCAATGACGACGGGTTCGGTGAGTTCCGGTGTCCGGGCGGATCGGTCTCGGTTTGGGTGCAGGAATAG
- a CDS encoding DUF4190 domain-containing protein, translating into MPDDDTPLPEDRPRDRKPPRPEGPQPPRDRAGRGADGDEPDERPRRRRSREDDDEGDDDYPRPRRRPREDEYDPALKMVVPLNTSALAIIAGYVGLISVLCLPAPFALLLGILALVHLKKNPKLDGKVRAIFAIVMGGLFSAIFVTILVVAALGKIK; encoded by the coding sequence GTGCCCGACGACGACACCCCTCTGCCCGAGGACCGCCCGCGGGATCGGAAACCGCCGCGCCCCGAAGGTCCGCAACCCCCGCGCGACCGGGCCGGCCGGGGCGCCGATGGTGACGAACCCGACGAGCGCCCGCGGCGCCGGCGCTCCCGTGAGGACGATGACGAGGGCGACGACGATTACCCGCGCCCGCGCCGGCGCCCCCGCGAGGACGAGTACGACCCGGCGCTGAAGATGGTCGTGCCCCTCAACACCTCGGCTCTCGCCATCATCGCGGGCTACGTCGGGCTGATCTCCGTGCTGTGCCTCCCGGCCCCGTTCGCGCTGCTACTCGGTATCCTGGCGCTCGTGCATTTGAAGAAGAACCCGAAACTCGACGGGAAGGTGCGCGCGATCTTCGCCATCGTGATGGGGGGGCTTTTCAGCGCCATTTTCGTGACGATCCTGGTCGTGGCCGCTCTCGGAAAGATCAAGTGA
- a CDS encoding TIGR03009 domain-containing protein, protein MRSAGFTLTALLVAGSAGWAQPPAVPGAPVAPPPAAQPKADPKLDAYLLEWEKKMAGVINFRTEVTLARTDAVFKKTTTFGGPDSVVLCMKPNYAVLRLNNTGDPTKTDYEAYICDGKAVYAYNGVAKTITAFKIPKAGAGVDNLMIDFLSGMKAKDVKERFDIALFKTDENYIYLDIKPLLGKDQREFKHLRLALYGPGANTAKFAYLPAQVYMLKPNDDVEVWKFANTQVDIPGVEAKHFQFVDIKGWKVLEAPPAPVGNSGTVPAGGAVRPGKP, encoded by the coding sequence ATGCGATCCGCTGGCTTCACCCTAACTGCTCTGTTGGTCGCCGGCTCAGCGGGGTGGGCACAGCCGCCCGCGGTGCCCGGCGCACCCGTTGCCCCGCCCCCGGCGGCGCAACCGAAGGCCGATCCCAAACTCGATGCGTACCTCCTCGAGTGGGAAAAGAAGATGGCGGGCGTGATTAACTTCCGGACGGAAGTGACACTGGCGCGCACCGACGCGGTGTTCAAAAAGACGACCACCTTCGGCGGGCCGGATTCCGTCGTGCTGTGCATGAAGCCCAACTACGCGGTGCTCCGGCTCAATAACACCGGCGACCCGACGAAGACCGACTACGAGGCGTACATCTGCGACGGCAAGGCCGTGTACGCCTACAACGGCGTCGCCAAAACGATCACCGCGTTCAAGATCCCGAAGGCCGGGGCCGGGGTGGACAACCTGATGATCGACTTCCTCTCCGGGATGAAGGCGAAGGACGTGAAGGAGCGGTTCGACATCGCGCTCTTCAAGACCGACGAGAACTACATCTACCTGGACATCAAGCCGCTGTTGGGCAAGGACCAGCGCGAGTTCAAGCACCTGCGCCTGGCCCTCTACGGGCCGGGGGCGAACACCGCGAAGTTCGCGTACCTGCCGGCCCAGGTGTACATGCTCAAGCCGAACGACGACGTCGAAGTGTGGAAGTTCGCCAACACGCAGGTGGACATCCCGGGCGTGGAGGCGAAACACTTCCAGTTCGTTGACATCAAGGGGTGGAAGGTTCTGGAGGCCCCGCCGGCGCCCGTGGGCAACAGCGGTACGGTCCCGGCCGGCGGTGCGGTGCGCCCGGGCAAACCGTAA
- a CDS encoding RsmD family RNA methyltransferase, with protein MLEKTQVRIVAGSLRGRKLTVVVHDGMRPTPQMVREALFSILGNAVPDRAFFDIFAGTGVVGLEAVSRGAASARLIEKDPRQSTDIQKYAEEFGIADKVQVLKADAYRWAERWLPPKDAVNLFLSPPFPDLSEKAEEFLALVNVLLAKAPAESVLTIQAEEGFPLERLPDPPAWDIRSYGRNMLLFYVVPPPGAPANPSAPA; from the coding sequence ATGCTTGAAAAAACACAGGTTCGGATCGTCGCCGGGTCGCTCCGCGGCCGGAAGCTCACCGTCGTGGTTCACGACGGGATGAGACCCACCCCACAAATGGTGCGCGAGGCGCTCTTCAGTATTCTCGGCAACGCGGTGCCGGACCGCGCGTTCTTCGACATCTTCGCGGGGACCGGCGTCGTCGGCCTGGAAGCGGTGAGCCGGGGGGCGGCGTCCGCCCGCCTCATCGAAAAAGACCCGCGGCAGAGCACCGACATCCAGAAGTACGCGGAAGAGTTCGGCATCGCCGACAAGGTGCAGGTGCTGAAAGCCGATGCGTACCGCTGGGCCGAGCGCTGGCTCCCGCCCAAGGACGCGGTGAACCTGTTCCTCAGCCCGCCGTTCCCGGACCTGAGCGAAAAGGCAGAGGAGTTCCTCGCACTGGTGAACGTGCTTCTCGCCAAAGCCCCGGCCGAGTCCGTGCTGACGATCCAGGCCGAAGAGGGCTTCCCCCTCGAGCGCCTGCCCGACCCGCCGGCGTGGGACATTCGGAGTTACGGCCGCAACATGCTCCTCTTTTATGTCGTTCCCCCGCCCGGCGCGCCCGCCAATCCATCGGCTCCCGCCTGA
- a CDS encoding FAD-dependent monooxygenase produces the protein MRVIIIGSGIAGLSAAIALRKIGAEVAVYERAPELREVGAGISLWANALRALDHLGAGDSVRAVSLRMVRSEVRGRSGRKVQLGTRADDLERTFGVPEFVRMIHRADLVSALAAHVPPGAARYGQECVAVEGGGAGAKVRFATGHSDEADVVIGADGIHSVVRTAILGPEAPRFAGYTCWRGICPRPEGVEPGYVGEWWGRGKRVGITTLPGDRVYWWATKNAPPNGHEADERAFLASEFRDWAEPAPALFATTPPDRIFRNDIIDRPPVRVWSKGRVGVIGDAAHPTTPNFGQGGCMALEDAVALARCLATAPDPARGLEAFAAERYPRTTAITRESRRFGALGQREGRLLCWVRDLAVGALAPLVATKGFLKYARFDVGPLPAPATA, from the coding sequence GTGCGCGTCATCATTATTGGATCGGGCATCGCGGGCCTGTCCGCCGCGATCGCGCTCCGAAAAATCGGCGCGGAAGTCGCCGTCTACGAGCGCGCGCCGGAACTGCGGGAAGTCGGCGCAGGAATCAGCCTGTGGGCCAACGCCCTCCGCGCGCTCGACCACCTCGGGGCCGGTGATTCCGTGCGCGCGGTTTCCCTGCGCATGGTTCGCTCCGAGGTGCGGGGGCGCAGCGGGCGGAAGGTGCAGCTCGGGACGCGCGCCGACGATCTCGAGCGCACGTTCGGCGTACCGGAGTTCGTTCGCATGATCCACCGCGCGGATCTCGTCTCGGCGCTCGCTGCGCACGTGCCGCCGGGCGCGGCGCGGTACGGTCAGGAGTGCGTCGCGGTCGAGGGCGGTGGGGCCGGCGCAAAGGTCCGATTCGCAACGGGCCACAGCGACGAAGCCGATGTCGTAATCGGCGCCGACGGGATTCATTCCGTCGTGCGGACCGCGATTCTCGGTCCCGAAGCGCCGCGGTTCGCCGGGTACACCTGCTGGCGCGGCATTTGCCCGCGCCCGGAGGGCGTGGAACCGGGGTACGTCGGTGAGTGGTGGGGGCGCGGGAAGCGGGTCGGCATCACCACGCTGCCGGGGGACCGCGTGTACTGGTGGGCAACGAAAAACGCCCCGCCGAACGGCCACGAAGCGGACGAACGCGCGTTCCTCGCGTCCGAGTTCCGCGACTGGGCCGAACCCGCGCCCGCGCTGTTCGCGACCACCCCTCCGGACCGCATCTTTCGTAACGACATCATCGACCGCCCGCCGGTGCGCGTGTGGTCGAAGGGCCGCGTCGGTGTGATCGGCGACGCCGCGCACCCGACCACGCCCAACTTCGGTCAGGGCGGGTGCATGGCGCTCGAAGACGCCGTCGCGCTCGCACGGTGTTTGGCAACGGCCCCCGACCCGGCCCGCGGATTGGAAGCGTTCGCCGCGGAGCGGTACCCGCGCACAACGGCCATCACGCGCGAGTCGCGGCGGTTCGGGGCGCTCGGGCAGCGAGAAGGGCGGCTGTTGTGCTGGGTCCGCGATCTGGCGGTCGGCGCGCTCGCGCCACTCGTCGCGACGAAGGGGTTCCTCAAATACGCGAGATTCGATGTCGGTCCGCTCCCGGCGCCGGCCACGGCGTGA
- a CDS encoding PEP-CTERM sorting domain-containing protein (PEP-CTERM proteins occur, often in large numbers, in the proteomes of bacteria that also encode an exosortase, a predicted intramembrane cysteine proteinase. The presence of a PEP-CTERM domain at a protein's C-terminus predicts cleavage within the sorting domain, followed by covalent anchoring to some some component of the (usually Gram-negative) cell surface. Many PEP-CTERM proteins exhibit an unusual sequence composition that includes large numbers of potential glycosylation sites. Expression of one such protein has been shown restore the ability of a bacterium to form floc, a type of biofilm.) encodes MFRISRIALVLAAALATTPAYAGLVPTTVTVTPEGAGFRWTYAVVLPSDMKLQAGDYFGIYNFHGLIDGSGGAPDGWTLSTPAVSPLPPNVNIFDDPTAPNLIWTYNGPTIPTGQIGLGNFWASSQYGSGELSLFVGRNARSGDGTYDTNITEVTVPTGSAPPGVPEPATIALVALGLPLVGLGRWRFGRK; translated from the coding sequence ATGTTCCGCATCAGCCGGATCGCCCTGGTCCTCGCCGCGGCACTCGCGACCACTCCCGCTTACGCGGGGCTCGTCCCAACCACCGTCACCGTTACGCCCGAGGGCGCGGGTTTCCGGTGGACGTATGCAGTGGTCCTGCCCAGTGACATGAAGCTCCAGGCGGGAGATTACTTCGGTATCTACAACTTCCACGGGCTGATCGATGGCTCCGGGGGCGCGCCCGACGGCTGGACCCTCTCGACCCCCGCGGTGAGCCCGCTCCCGCCGAACGTGAACATCTTCGACGACCCGACCGCCCCGAACCTGATCTGGACCTACAACGGGCCGACGATCCCGACCGGTCAAATCGGGCTGGGAAACTTCTGGGCGTCTTCGCAGTACGGGTCCGGTGAGTTGAGCCTGTTCGTCGGGCGCAACGCCCGCTCCGGCGACGGGACGTATGACACGAACATCACCGAGGTGACGGTCCCGACCGGCAGCGCCCCGCCGGGCGTACCGGAGCCCGCGACGATCGCACTCGTCGCGCTCGGTTTACCGCTGGTCGGGCTCGGCCGCTGGCGCTTCGGCCGGAAATAA